A window of the Halobacterium hubeiense genome harbors these coding sequences:
- a CDS encoding DNA-directed DNA polymerase II small subunit produces the protein MPREPPVRVVRELTSRGYNAEREAVTLLAGASDPAAAVERAVDAAPDDALTLTTDHVREVVDDATPNASDSEADASGGDAPTAPTETAAAATATQSADPGPEAPTDETASATASTGATDDDIQPTESTTPVETKGVSEGQNAAGRRDGRDARDDSQRSVEIDGDITGESTGTGEYADFVATFRDRYDRLSKKLRGRVNHRPTDALDSMPGGSEAAVVGMVNDVRSTASGHWLVEVEDTNGVFPTLVMKDRDIADHVDELLTDEVIAVEGTISDDGGILFADELHFPDIPRTHSASTADRHVQAALVSDVHVGSQEFAADAWQAFADWLHTEEADPVEYLLIAGDMVEGVGVYPDQDEELDIVDIYEQYETFAEHLKDVPGDMEIVMIPGNHDAVRLAEPQPAFDEELRSIMSAHDARFTGNPSTVTVEGVDVLMYHGVSIDEIIAEYPGDDISYDNPHRAMEQLLKKRHVAPQFGGRTRVAPEKEDYLVIDDAPDVFHTGHVHKLGVGGYHNVRLVNSGCWQHQTEFQKSVNIDPDVATAPILDLDTLDVTVRKFA, from the coding sequence GTGCCACGAGAACCCCCGGTCCGGGTCGTCCGCGAACTCACCAGCCGGGGGTACAACGCGGAACGCGAGGCCGTGACGCTGCTCGCGGGCGCCAGCGACCCCGCGGCCGCCGTCGAGCGCGCGGTCGACGCCGCGCCCGACGACGCGCTGACGCTGACCACCGACCACGTCCGCGAGGTGGTCGATGACGCGACGCCGAACGCCTCGGACAGCGAGGCCGACGCGTCGGGCGGCGACGCGCCGACCGCTCCGACCGAAACTGCCGCGGCCGCTACCGCCACGCAGTCCGCCGACCCCGGGCCGGAAGCGCCCACCGACGAGACGGCTTCCGCCACCGCTTCGACTGGAGCCACAGACGACGATATCCAGCCGACAGAGAGCACTACTCCAGTTGAAACGAAGGGGGTAAGCGAGGGGCAGAACGCGGCGGGGCGGCGGGACGGCCGCGACGCCCGCGACGACAGCCAGCGCAGCGTCGAAATCGACGGCGACATCACCGGCGAATCGACGGGGACCGGCGAGTACGCGGACTTCGTCGCGACGTTCCGCGACCGCTACGACCGCCTCTCGAAGAAACTCCGCGGCCGCGTCAACCACCGGCCGACGGACGCGCTCGACTCGATGCCCGGCGGCAGCGAGGCCGCGGTCGTCGGTATGGTCAACGACGTCCGCTCGACCGCCAGCGGCCATTGGCTCGTCGAGGTCGAGGACACGAACGGCGTCTTCCCGACGCTCGTGATGAAAGACCGCGACATCGCCGACCACGTCGACGAACTCCTCACGGACGAGGTCATCGCCGTCGAAGGGACGATTTCGGACGACGGCGGCATCCTGTTCGCGGACGAACTCCACTTCCCGGACATTCCCCGCACCCACAGCGCATCGACCGCGGACCGACACGTGCAGGCCGCGCTCGTCTCCGACGTCCACGTCGGCAGCCAGGAGTTCGCCGCGGACGCGTGGCAGGCGTTCGCCGACTGGCTCCACACCGAGGAGGCCGACCCCGTCGAGTACCTCCTCATCGCGGGCGACATGGTCGAGGGCGTCGGCGTCTACCCCGACCAGGACGAGGAACTGGACATCGTCGACATCTACGAGCAGTACGAGACGTTCGCGGAGCACCTCAAAGACGTCCCCGGGGACATGGAGATCGTGATGATTCCTGGCAACCACGACGCCGTCCGCCTCGCGGAACCCCAGCCCGCCTTCGACGAGGAGCTGCGCTCGATTATGAGCGCCCACGACGCCCGCTTCACCGGGAACCCCTCCACGGTCACCGTCGAGGGCGTCGACGTTCTGATGTACCACGGCGTCTCCATCGACGAAATCATCGCCGAGTACCCCGGCGACGACATCTCCTACGACAACCCCCACCGCGCGATGGAGCAACTGCTGAAGAAGCGCCACGTCGCCCCGCAGTTCGGCGGCCGCACCCGCGTCGCCCCCGAGAAGGAGGACTACCTCGTCATCGACGACGCGCCCGACGTCTTCCACACCGGCCACGTCCACAAGCTCGGCGTCGGCGGCTACCACAACGTCCGCCTCGTGAACTCGGGGTGCTGGCAACACCAGACGGAGTTCCAGAAGTCCGTCAACATCGACCCCGACGTCGCCACCGCACCCATCCTCGACTTGGACACGCTGGACGTGACCGTCCGCAAGTTCGCTTAG
- a CDS encoding DUF7535 family protein produces MSDENDEAPRSVRRHARSMANAEMSAVGYAIAVGLLVLLLPVLPFLAVIWLVTRLTS; encoded by the coding sequence ATGAGCGACGAGAACGACGAAGCGCCGCGGAGCGTCCGACGACACGCGCGTTCGATGGCGAACGCCGAGATGAGCGCGGTCGGCTACGCGATAGCGGTGGGCCTGCTCGTGTTGCTGCTGCCGGTGTTGCCGTTCCTCGCGGTCATCTGGCTCGTCACGCGGCTCACCAGCTAA
- the leuS gene encoding leucine--tRNA ligase, with product MTYEPREVERKWQDRWEDGGRYHADPDPDEDATFVTVPYPYPSGGMHIGHARTYTVPDVYARYRRLQGDNVLFPIAWHVTGTPIVGAVNRLQEREEEQMSVLRDTYNVPESELEQLETPMGFARYFIENHYKQNMKSLGLSIDWRREFTTNDERYSKFVTWQYETLRDHGRLEKGLHPVKYCTNEENPVTTHDLLEGEEAEFQQYTLVKFRKGDTVVPMATLRPETVRGVTNAYIDPDASYVEANVDGETWLLSDEGAQKLVLQQRDVEILDRFTGEALVGERVTNPVTGEDVLVLPADFVDADNATGVVMSVPAHSPDDWMALQEAKKDDERMREYGIDPAEVEEIQPKAIIDVDGYDDPFPARAAVEEHGIESSDDPALEEATQEVYNREFHAGELKDMYDEYAGATVEDVRDELAEHFQSSGEFDSMYEFSEEVVCRCGGDVEVAKQDTWFLTYSDDDWKQLAHDAISQLDARPDSAGDQLDHTVDWLNEWPCIRNFGLGTNLPWDDDFVIEPLSDSTVYMSYYTIAHRLQDVPPEEMDREFFDTLFYGAEAVEDPDETALDLREEWDYWYPVDQRVSGNDLISNHLTFYLFHHTDLFEEAKWPEGITVMGMVLLEGDAMSSSKGHVVLPTEAIEEYGADTVRFVLLNSAEPWQDVDWRDDEVGTTQDQLASFYERAQDVIENAEGVGDREDVQLQRIDRWLLSKLQSTIRDATDAMDEFQTRAASQEAFYHFEEHLTWYRKRTDLDRDGARWTLREVLRTRLRLLAPIVPFLANELHEQLTGEPVGQDDWPEADPELESERVEVEEQLVESLTEDVREVIDVTDTDPDQITVFTPAPWKRTVYETVRETGTDVGAVMGKVMQHESLREKGDAVNDLVQDLVADVRERSDDELAALDEVDEQDVYENAAGFLARQFDADIDVVPETETDAERASRAVPFRPAIDLA from the coding sequence ATGACCTACGAGCCACGGGAAGTCGAGCGGAAGTGGCAGGACCGCTGGGAGGACGGCGGCCGCTACCACGCCGACCCCGACCCCGACGAGGACGCGACGTTCGTGACGGTCCCGTACCCCTATCCCTCCGGTGGGATGCACATCGGGCACGCCCGCACGTACACGGTGCCGGACGTCTACGCCCGCTACCGACGCCTGCAGGGCGACAACGTCCTGTTCCCCATCGCGTGGCACGTCACGGGCACGCCCATCGTCGGCGCCGTGAACCGCCTCCAGGAGCGCGAGGAAGAGCAGATGTCGGTGCTGCGGGACACGTACAACGTCCCGGAGTCCGAGCTCGAACAGCTGGAGACGCCGATGGGGTTCGCGCGCTACTTCATCGAGAACCACTACAAGCAGAACATGAAGTCCCTCGGCCTCAGCATCGACTGGCGGAGGGAGTTCACGACCAACGACGAGCGCTACTCGAAGTTCGTCACGTGGCAGTACGAGACGCTGCGCGACCACGGCCGACTGGAGAAGGGGCTCCACCCGGTGAAGTACTGCACGAACGAGGAGAACCCCGTCACCACCCACGACCTGCTGGAGGGCGAGGAGGCGGAGTTCCAGCAGTACACCCTCGTGAAGTTCCGGAAGGGCGACACCGTAGTGCCGATGGCGACGCTGCGCCCGGAGACGGTGCGGGGCGTGACGAACGCGTACATCGACCCGGACGCCAGCTACGTGGAGGCGAACGTGGACGGCGAGACGTGGCTGCTCAGCGACGAGGGCGCACAGAAGCTCGTCCTCCAGCAGCGCGACGTCGAGATTCTCGACCGGTTCACCGGGGAGGCGCTGGTCGGCGAGCGCGTCACCAACCCCGTCACGGGCGAGGACGTGCTCGTGCTGCCCGCGGACTTCGTGGACGCGGACAACGCCACCGGCGTCGTGATGTCGGTGCCGGCGCACTCGCCGGACGACTGGATGGCCCTCCAGGAGGCCAAGAAAGACGACGAGCGGATGCGCGAGTACGGCATCGACCCCGCCGAGGTCGAGGAGATTCAGCCGAAGGCCATCATCGACGTGGACGGCTACGACGACCCGTTCCCGGCGCGCGCGGCCGTCGAGGAGCACGGCATCGAATCGAGCGACGACCCCGCGCTCGAAGAGGCCACCCAAGAGGTGTACAACCGCGAGTTCCACGCGGGCGAACTGAAGGACATGTACGACGAGTACGCGGGCGCGACCGTGGAAGACGTCCGCGACGAGCTGGCCGAGCACTTCCAGTCGAGCGGCGAGTTCGACTCGATGTACGAGTTCTCCGAGGAGGTCGTCTGCCGCTGCGGCGGCGACGTCGAGGTCGCCAAGCAGGACACGTGGTTCCTGACGTACAGCGACGACGACTGGAAGCAGCTCGCCCACGACGCGATTAGCCAGCTGGACGCGCGCCCGGACAGCGCGGGCGACCAGCTGGACCACACCGTCGACTGGCTCAACGAGTGGCCCTGCATCCGGAACTTCGGGCTGGGCACGAACCTGCCGTGGGACGACGACTTCGTCATCGAGCCGCTGTCGGACTCGACGGTGTATATGTCCTACTACACCATCGCCCACCGGCTGCAGGACGTGCCGCCGGAGGAGATGGACCGCGAGTTCTTCGACACGCTGTTCTACGGCGCCGAGGCCGTCGAGGACCCCGACGAGACAGCGCTGGACCTCCGCGAGGAGTGGGACTACTGGTACCCCGTCGACCAGCGCGTCTCCGGCAACGACCTCATCTCGAATCACCTCACGTTCTACCTCTTCCACCACACCGACCTCTTCGAGGAGGCGAAGTGGCCGGAGGGCATCACCGTGATGGGGATGGTGCTGCTGGAGGGCGACGCGATGTCCTCCTCGAAGGGCCACGTCGTGCTACCCACGGAGGCCATCGAGGAGTACGGCGCCGACACCGTGCGGTTCGTGCTGTTGAACTCCGCGGAGCCGTGGCAGGACGTCGACTGGCGCGACGACGAGGTCGGCACCACGCAGGACCAGCTCGCGAGCTTCTACGAGCGCGCGCAGGACGTCATCGAGAACGCCGAGGGCGTCGGCGACCGCGAGGACGTCCAGTTGCAGCGCATCGACCGCTGGCTGCTGTCGAAGCTCCAGTCGACGATTCGGGACGCCACCGACGCGATGGACGAGTTCCAGACGCGCGCCGCCAGCCAGGAGGCGTTCTACCACTTCGAGGAGCACCTGACGTGGTACCGCAAGCGCACGGACCTCGACCGCGACGGCGCGCGGTGGACGCTCCGTGAGGTGCTGCGGACGCGACTGCGCCTGCTGGCGCCCATCGTGCCGTTCCTCGCGAACGAACTCCACGAACAGCTCACGGGCGAGCCCGTCGGGCAGGACGACTGGCCGGAGGCCGACCCCGAACTGGAGTCCGAGCGTGTGGAAGTCGAGGAGCAGCTCGTGGAGTCGCTGACCGAGGACGTGCGGGAGGTCATCGACGTGACCGACACCGACCCCGACCAGATTACGGTGTTCACGCCCGCGCCGTGGAAGCGGACCGTCTACGAGACGGTCCGCGAGACCGGCACGGACGTCGGCGCGGTGATGGGGAAGGTGATGCAACACGAGAGCCTGCGCGAGAAGGGCGACGCGGTCAACGACCTCGTGCAGGACCTCGTGGCGGACGTCCGCGAGCGCTCCGACGACGAGCTGGCGGCGCTCGACGAGGTCGACGAGCAGGACGTCTACGAGAACGCGGCGGGCTTCCTCGCCCGGCAGTTCGACGCCGACATCGACGTCGTCCCCGAGACCGAGACTGACGCCGAGCGCGCGTCCCGCGCGGTGCCGTTCCGCCCCGCCATCGACCTCGCGTAG
- a CDS encoding Hsp20/alpha crystallin family protein, which translates to MARGSPFDELERLLDKMNDARERAGGGLAVDVEDEDDQFVVTADLPGFEKDDIDVEVRDRTLRIEARHEEETEEGEDNYVRRERSKRSLSRSVTLPEEVDEAGASAAFQNGVLTVELPKVHTSEESTSVDIE; encoded by the coding sequence ATGGCACGAGGCAGCCCGTTCGACGAGCTGGAGCGACTGCTGGACAAGATGAACGACGCCCGGGAGCGCGCCGGCGGGGGGCTCGCGGTCGACGTCGAGGACGAGGACGACCAGTTCGTCGTGACCGCGGACCTCCCGGGCTTCGAGAAGGACGACATCGACGTGGAGGTCCGCGACCGGACGCTCCGCATCGAGGCGCGCCACGAGGAGGAGACCGAGGAGGGCGAGGACAACTACGTCCGCCGGGAGCGCAGCAAGCGCTCGCTCTCCCGGAGCGTCACGCTCCCCGAGGAAGTCGACGAAGCGGGGGCATCGGCCGCCTTCCAGAACGGCGTGCTGACGGTGGAACTCCCGAAGGTACACACCAGCGAGGAGTCCACGAGCGTCGACATCGAGTAG
- the pheA gene encoding prephenate dehydratase, with amino-acid sequence METVTLGPTGTYSHRAASAVTDDGISFVESVRAIADAVANGDADRGVVPIENSIEGSVTETLDALAEVDLAVVREVVTPIRHALIAQSENFDTVASHSQALAQCRTYLDENYPDVDREPVASTARSVEIAREDPTVAGIAHPDNADGDLQLVASDIQDKSSNSTRFFVVAPPSERSEAGGKSSFVVYPNANYPGLLLELLEPFADRDINLSRVESRPSGERLGDYLFHIDVDAGLYEERTQAALEEIEALAENGWVRRLGSYDVEHVV; translated from the coding sequence ATGGAAACGGTCACGCTCGGTCCGACCGGCACGTACTCCCACCGCGCCGCCAGCGCCGTCACCGACGACGGCATCTCCTTCGTGGAGTCCGTCCGCGCCATCGCCGACGCGGTCGCGAACGGCGACGCCGACCGCGGCGTCGTCCCCATCGAGAACAGCATCGAGGGCTCGGTGACGGAGACGCTGGACGCGCTCGCGGAAGTCGACCTCGCAGTCGTCCGCGAAGTCGTCACGCCGATTCGCCACGCCCTCATCGCGCAGAGCGAGAACTTCGACACCGTCGCCAGCCACTCGCAGGCGCTCGCGCAGTGTCGCACCTACCTCGACGAGAACTACCCCGACGTGGACCGCGAACCCGTCGCCTCCACCGCTCGCAGCGTCGAAATCGCGCGCGAGGACCCCACGGTCGCCGGCATCGCGCACCCGGACAACGCCGACGGCGACCTCCAGTTGGTCGCCTCCGACATCCAGGACAAGTCCAGCAACTCCACGCGCTTCTTCGTCGTCGCGCCGCCCAGCGAGCGCTCTGAGGCCGGCGGCAAGTCCTCGTTCGTCGTCTACCCCAACGCGAACTACCCCGGCCTCCTGCTCGAACTGCTGGAGCCGTTCGCCGACCGCGACATCAACCTCTCCCGCGTCGAATCCCGCCCCAGCGGCGAGCGCCTCGGCGACTACCTCTTCCATATCGACGTCGACGCCGGCCTCTACGAGGAACGCACGCAGGCCGCCCTCGAAGAAATCGAAGCGCTCGCCGAGAACGGCTGGGTGCGCCGCCTCGGCTCCTACGACGTCGAGCACGTCGTCTGA